The following are encoded together in the Phenylobacterium sp. NIBR 498073 genome:
- a CDS encoding DUF5681 domain-containing protein, whose protein sequence is MGKHRNQPAGRQPGDGKPGYKNIGKEHQWKKGGPSPNPAGRRAKKPPSLKDELHQILVEVLKSSISAGDRELTVMEAVLRRMMGAAVNDPKIAIRTFPMIVDMLSALEPKTDADGEGMTDEDAALLAEALRRLGRGGAGV, encoded by the coding sequence ATGGGAAAGCACCGCAATCAGCCTGCCGGCCGTCAGCCCGGTGACGGCAAGCCCGGCTACAAGAACATCGGCAAGGAGCACCAGTGGAAGAAGGGCGGCCCATCCCCTAACCCCGCGGGACGGCGGGCGAAGAAGCCGCCGTCGCTAAAGGACGAGCTCCACCAGATCCTCGTCGAGGTCCTGAAAAGCTCAATCTCAGCGGGCGACCGGGAACTCACGGTCATGGAAGCGGTCCTTCGCCGCATGATGGGGGCCGCCGTCAACGATCCAAAGATCGCGATCAGGACCTTTCCGATGATCGTCGACATGCTCTCGGCCCTGGAGCCGAAGACCGACGCCGACGGCGAGGGCATGACCGACGAGGACGCCGCACTCCTCGCCGAAGCGCTGCGACGGCTCGGCCGCGGAGGCGCCGGTGTCTGA
- a CDS encoding recombinase family protein, with the protein MSVVRLRCAIYTRKSSEEGLEQNFNSLHAQREACEAYVLSQAGEGWNAVKTAYDDGGYSGGSMDRPGLQQLMADIQRGLVDVVVVYKVDRLTRSLADFAKIVELFDAKGVSFVSVTQAFNTTSSMGRLTLNVLLSFAQFEREVTGERIRDKVAASKAKGLRMGGQPPLGYDIVDGRLAVNKVEAARVQRIFQRYLELGTLLDLVREGVEAKRWVNKSGRMVGGGMMGRGALHYLLTNPAYRGITRHHEKRYEDTHPAIIDAGLWDAVQTRLAATNASQPKTEKRGEASKLEGLIFDDRDNLMVPVHTKRVARRYRYYVSRPVLTGQGRAGSLHRIPAGVLEQFLAERIGPMLAPAWRPAEDLLDRIVAALRSATLSEDQIAVRLVADALSPAATSASAVPIDDDGCATLRIAFFMRRRGAIVLQAPGAAAAPADRIDRALVRAIALARVWAVELESGQVDSIKSLARREGLCNHYATRLLPLAYLAPDLIDEILEGRQPRNLTLSALTAEPLPLDWGRQRERFRELAAS; encoded by the coding sequence ATGAGCGTCGTGCGCCTGCGTTGCGCCATCTACACCCGCAAGTCCTCGGAGGAGGGGCTGGAGCAGAACTTCAACAGCCTGCATGCCCAGCGGGAGGCCTGCGAAGCCTATGTGCTATCCCAAGCCGGTGAGGGCTGGAACGCCGTCAAAACGGCTTACGACGACGGTGGCTACTCGGGCGGCTCTATGGATCGGCCTGGTCTGCAGCAGCTCATGGCCGACATCCAGCGCGGCCTGGTCGACGTCGTGGTGGTCTATAAGGTCGACCGCCTGACCCGCTCGCTGGCCGACTTCGCCAAGATCGTCGAGTTGTTCGACGCTAAGGGTGTCTCCTTCGTTTCGGTCACCCAGGCCTTCAACACGACCTCCAGCATGGGGCGCCTCACGCTCAATGTGCTGCTCTCCTTCGCCCAGTTCGAGCGGGAGGTGACCGGCGAGCGCATCCGCGACAAGGTCGCCGCGTCCAAGGCCAAGGGCCTGCGCATGGGGGGGCAGCCGCCGCTCGGCTACGACATCGTGGATGGGCGGCTGGCGGTGAACAAGGTCGAAGCCGCGCGGGTGCAGCGAATCTTCCAGCGGTACCTGGAGCTGGGCACGCTGCTGGACCTGGTACGCGAGGGCGTCGAAGCGAAGCGCTGGGTCAACAAATCCGGCCGAATGGTCGGCGGCGGCATGATGGGACGTGGCGCGCTCCACTACCTGCTGACCAATCCTGCCTACCGCGGAATCACTCGCCACCACGAAAAGCGGTACGAAGACACCCATCCGGCCATCATCGACGCTGGACTATGGGATGCTGTGCAGACCCGATTGGCGGCCACCAACGCCAGCCAACCGAAGACCGAAAAGCGCGGGGAAGCATCCAAGCTCGAGGGGTTGATCTTCGACGACCGCGATAACCTCATGGTCCCGGTTCATACGAAGCGCGTCGCCCGGCGCTATCGCTACTATGTAAGTCGCCCGGTCCTCACCGGCCAAGGACGGGCTGGGAGCCTGCATCGGATTCCGGCGGGCGTCTTGGAGCAGTTCCTCGCCGAGCGCATCGGCCCGATGTTGGCGCCTGCCTGGAGGCCGGCCGAGGACTTGCTCGACCGCATTGTCGCGGCACTGAGGAGCGCGACCCTTAGCGAGGACCAGATCGCGGTGCGTCTCGTTGCCGACGCCTTGTCCCCTGCGGCGACCAGCGCGTCGGCAGTCCCGATCGACGATGACGGCTGCGCCACCCTGCGCATCGCCTTCTTCATGCGGCGTCGTGGAGCGATCGTGCTGCAGGCTCCGGGCGCAGCGGCGGCGCCCGCCGATAGAATCGACCGGGCGCTGGTCAGAGCCATTGCGCTTGCTCGCGTCTGGGCGGTCGAACTAGAGAGCGGCCAGGTGGATTCCATCAAGTCCCTCGCCAGGCGTGAAGGGCTCTGCAACCACTACGCCACGAGGCTTCTGCCGCTTGCCTATCTGGCCCCGGACCTGATCGATGAAATCCTCGAGGGGCGCCAGCCCCGCAATCTGACCCTGAGTGCACTAACGGCCGAGCCGCTGCCGCTGGATTGGGGCCGGCAGCGCGAACGGTTCCGGGAGCTTGCAGCGAGCTGA
- a CDS encoding DUF2924 domain-containing protein: MSAGDHLAGLDALSLAELRAAWTERLGGELPKLRTRELMALALAHRLQIRVHGDLPGSSKRRMAELARRFREDRGYTPTPGPNLRPGTTLIKEWRGVRHEVWVLEEGFSYMGQRFGSLSEVAQHITGTKWNGRVFFGLKERRR, from the coding sequence GTGAGCGCCGGCGACCACCTGGCCGGGCTGGATGCGCTGTCGCTTGCCGAGTTGCGTGCCGCCTGGACCGAACGGCTCGGCGGCGAATTACCTAAGCTGCGTACACGCGAGCTGATGGCGCTCGCTCTGGCGCATCGACTGCAGATCCGCGTCCACGGTGATTTGCCCGGGTCGTCAAAACGCCGAATGGCCGAGCTGGCGCGAAGGTTTCGCGAAGACCGTGGCTACACGCCCACGCCCGGTCCGAACTTGAGACCTGGCACGACCCTGATCAAGGAATGGCGCGGCGTGCGTCACGAGGTCTGGGTGCTGGAGGAGGGGTTTAGCTACATGGGGCAGCGGTTCGGCTCCTTGAGCGAGGTCGCCCAGCACATCACAGGCACGAAGTGGAACGGCAGGGTGTTCTTCGGCCTGAAAGAGCGGCGGCGATGA
- a CDS encoding DNA methyltransferase, whose translation MPQPNSNAVRVRQRPQTSTALQSERPSTFAQIPIDQLKPAERRVRKHPRGKLDKLVSTIRRFGVVAPILVDKANRIIDGHLLWEALKTLGHTTVYVQRADHLSEAEVETFRIAHHALLEMGQWDVEQLKLSVEGLIQIDPDLVAHTLLPMGKIDGLLLSGFDKPADDDIPTAEKTSLLRHGDAFIFDPAADGAPAHRLVCGDAKDPAIIGQALSGRPVRMLFSDVPYGLVPIEGVVSARHKDFVEGASMSEPEAISFFTELLGASVPHVVQNGAVFLFIDHRGMYGLTQATRSLGLSHICTVAWDKTAGGMGGIYRHQVEFVLVLAKGERIAVNNVQLGKHGRNRTTLWSSSGMAQFGVDRKAALEAHPTVKPVQLLSEAILDVTNVGDVVLDPCMGTGSTIVAANRVNRVGVGVEIDPIYFEVAVRRLQAVVDRPMIHEETGLTLEALLDQRAASSAAAA comes from the coding sequence ATGCCCCAGCCAAACTCGAACGCCGTGCGCGTTCGCCAGCGCCCCCAGACCTCGACAGCTCTACAATCTGAGCGTCCTTCCACCTTCGCACAGATACCAATCGACCAGCTGAAGCCTGCCGAGCGTCGGGTGCGCAAACACCCGCGCGGCAAGCTCGACAAGCTCGTCTCGACCATTCGCCGATTCGGCGTGGTCGCCCCGATCCTGGTCGACAAGGCCAACCGCATCATCGACGGCCACCTCCTCTGGGAGGCGCTGAAGACGCTTGGCCACACCACCGTCTACGTCCAGCGCGCTGACCACTTGAGCGAAGCGGAGGTCGAGACGTTCCGCATCGCCCATCACGCCCTGCTGGAGATGGGGCAATGGGACGTCGAGCAGCTTAAGCTCAGCGTCGAGGGCCTGATTCAGATCGACCCGGATCTGGTCGCCCACACTCTGCTCCCGATGGGCAAGATCGACGGCCTGCTCCTTTCCGGCTTCGACAAGCCGGCCGACGACGACATCCCCACGGCGGAGAAGACCTCCCTCCTCCGGCATGGCGACGCCTTCATCTTCGACCCCGCCGCCGATGGCGCGCCGGCGCATCGGCTCGTCTGCGGCGACGCGAAGGATCCGGCCATCATCGGCCAGGCGCTTAGTGGAAGGCCGGTCCGGATGCTGTTCTCCGATGTCCCCTACGGCCTGGTGCCCATCGAGGGCGTCGTCAGCGCCAGGCATAAGGACTTCGTCGAAGGCGCCTCCATGAGCGAGCCGGAGGCGATCAGCTTCTTCACCGAGCTGCTGGGAGCCTCGGTGCCGCACGTCGTCCAGAACGGCGCGGTCTTCCTCTTCATCGACCACCGCGGAATGTACGGCCTCACCCAGGCCACGCGGTCGCTGGGGCTGAGCCACATCTGCACGGTGGCTTGGGACAAGACCGCCGGCGGCATGGGCGGCATCTACCGCCACCAGGTGGAATTCGTGCTGGTGCTGGCCAAGGGTGAGCGCATTGCCGTCAACAACGTCCAGCTCGGCAAGCACGGCCGCAATCGGACGACCCTGTGGTCCAGCAGCGGCATGGCTCAGTTCGGCGTCGATCGGAAGGCCGCGCTGGAGGCTCACCCCACCGTCAAACCGGTCCAGCTTCTGTCCGAGGCGATCCTGGACGTGACGAACGTCGGGGATGTGGTCCTCGACCCCTGCATGGGCACCGGTTCGACCATCGTCGCCGCCAACCGGGTGAACCGGGTGGGCGTCGGCGTCGAGATCGACCCGATCTACTTCGAGGTGGCGGTTCGCCGGCTGCAGGCGGTCGTGGATCGCCCCATGATCCATGAGGAGACCGGCCTCACCCTGGAGGCCCTCCTCGACCAGCGCGCGGCCTCGTCCGCGGCCGCCGCGTGA
- a CDS encoding toll/interleukin-1 receptor domain-containing protein, translated as MAFYTFDQVRAAAQDVRRRTQKSDHQLLREARDTQRNSFDIFLSHSSRDKELVIGAKKLIEDRGYSVYVDWIEDSELDRAAIDRGRADHLRRRMRQCESLFYVHTPNAALSRWCPWELGFFDGLRQPERRVFVFPIVRAGEPYKGQEYLTLYDTVDLTTWVRPTGRRPPTVDPLEQRLLADRLGILRRPGHIL; from the coding sequence ATGGCCTTCTACACCTTCGACCAGGTCCGGGCGGCGGCGCAGGACGTGCGCCGCCGCACACAGAAGAGCGATCACCAGTTGCTCCGCGAGGCGCGCGACACGCAGCGGAATAGCTTCGACATTTTCCTGTCGCACTCGAGCCGCGACAAAGAGCTGGTGATCGGCGCCAAGAAGCTCATCGAAGACCGCGGCTACAGCGTCTATGTGGACTGGATCGAGGACTCCGAGCTTGATCGGGCGGCCATCGATCGTGGGCGCGCCGACCATCTGCGTCGACGGATGAGGCAATGTGAGAGCCTGTTCTACGTGCACACACCCAACGCAGCGCTGTCGCGATGGTGCCCATGGGAGCTCGGCTTCTTCGACGGTCTGCGCCAGCCGGAGCGGCGGGTGTTCGTGTTTCCGATCGTGCGAGCCGGCGAGCCCTACAAGGGCCAAGAGTACCTTACGCTCTATGACACCGTGGACCTGACGACCTGGGTCCGGCCGACCGGCCGCCGCCCACCGACTGTCGATCCTCTGGAGCAGCGGCTCCTTGCCGACCGTTTGGGCATCCTGCGTCGCCCCGGCCACATTCTCTAG
- a CDS encoding TIR domain-containing protein, which produces MARRVFFSFHFDNDFWRTQQVRNMNALEGQPLCTPNAWEEVKRKGKDSIEQWIDDNMSGKSCVVVLVGAQTAERPWVRREIVKGWDAGKGVVAIRVHKLLNSNGYAASAGDNPLDRINYGSTGKKLSAIAPIYSPAGADSKAAYATIKDNIEDWIEKAIAIRKAS; this is translated from the coding sequence ATGGCGCGGCGCGTCTTCTTCAGCTTCCATTTCGACAACGATTTCTGGCGAACCCAGCAGGTCCGCAACATGAACGCGCTGGAGGGTCAGCCCCTCTGTACCCCGAATGCCTGGGAAGAGGTGAAGCGCAAGGGCAAGGACTCCATCGAACAGTGGATCGACGACAACATGAGCGGCAAGAGCTGCGTCGTGGTTCTGGTCGGCGCGCAGACCGCCGAGCGTCCGTGGGTGCGCCGCGAGATCGTCAAGGGATGGGACGCCGGCAAGGGCGTCGTGGCCATCCGCGTCCACAAGCTGCTCAATTCCAATGGCTACGCTGCGAGTGCTGGCGATAACCCGCTCGACAGGATCAACTACGGCTCCACCGGCAAGAAGCTGTCGGCGATCGCTCCGATTTATTCGCCGGCAGGCGCGGACAGCAAGGCAGCTTACGCCACGATCAAGGACAACATCGAAGACTGGATCGAGAAGGCAATCGCGATCCGCAAGGCCAGCTGA
- the terL gene encoding phage terminase large subunit, whose protein sequence is MSDRTRLLEAVLRQDLLAFVQRVFRDIDPGTQFVMGWHYEAIAWQLARVMRGECRRLIINVPPRSGKSVLATIAWPMFLWGHDPTLKMICVSHTEDLARDFSIKRRAIAESDWYQSLFPDTQMARLRDLELRTSRFGSCFASGVGGAILGRGADVIIVDDPLKGLDALSEASRRRVNDFFDNTLITRLNDKTRGAVVIIMQRLHEDDLVGHVLERGDWEVVSFPAIATEDTVHPLSGRRGDMHCRRAGDLLMPEREPIEVLNELRRAQGSLLFQAQYQQQPAPAGGNVIRREWLRYCDALPETFDRVIVSWDTASTLNETSDWSVGQVWGAKGLDYYLLDVVRDRLEAPDLRRTIVDVAMRWEADTTIIEDTELGRALGQDLRRAGLLRPILIRPYHEKRVRLEAQSARFEAGQVHLPQEAPWLGEYVRELLAFPAGKHDDQVDATSQALDYLTGRNARSGPLVRRTPERRQVVERREVVRR, encoded by the coding sequence GTGTCTGATCGGACAAGGCTTCTCGAAGCCGTTCTACGTCAGGATCTGCTGGCCTTCGTACAGCGCGTGTTCCGGGACATCGATCCCGGAACCCAGTTCGTCATGGGCTGGCATTACGAGGCGATCGCCTGGCAGCTCGCCCGCGTCATGCGCGGCGAATGCCGCCGGCTGATCATTAATGTCCCGCCTAGGTCGGGAAAATCGGTCCTGGCGACCATCGCCTGGCCGATGTTCCTCTGGGGGCATGATCCGACCCTGAAGATGATCTGCGTCTCGCACACCGAGGACCTGGCGCGGGATTTCAGCATCAAGCGTCGGGCAATCGCCGAGAGCGACTGGTATCAGTCGCTGTTCCCCGACACCCAGATGGCCCGGCTCCGGGATCTGGAGCTTCGAACCTCGCGCTTCGGCTCCTGCTTCGCCTCGGGCGTGGGCGGCGCAATCCTCGGCCGCGGGGCGGACGTCATCATTGTCGATGACCCTCTGAAGGGCTTGGACGCCCTCTCGGAGGCGTCGCGCCGGCGGGTCAATGACTTCTTCGACAACACCCTGATCACCCGTCTCAATGACAAGACCCGCGGGGCGGTAGTGATCATCATGCAGAGGCTGCACGAAGACGATCTCGTCGGCCACGTGCTGGAGCGCGGTGACTGGGAGGTGGTCTCCTTCCCCGCCATCGCCACCGAGGACACGGTCCACCCGTTAAGTGGTCGTCGCGGCGACATGCATTGTCGGCGCGCTGGCGATCTCCTCATGCCCGAGCGCGAACCGATCGAGGTGCTGAACGAGCTTCGCCGCGCCCAGGGCAGTCTGCTCTTCCAGGCCCAGTACCAGCAGCAGCCGGCGCCGGCTGGCGGCAACGTCATTCGGCGCGAGTGGCTGAGGTACTGCGACGCCCTGCCCGAGACCTTCGACCGGGTCATCGTCTCCTGGGATACGGCCTCGACCTTGAACGAGACCTCGGACTGGTCGGTCGGTCAGGTGTGGGGCGCCAAGGGGCTCGACTACTATCTGCTCGATGTCGTGCGCGACCGGCTGGAGGCGCCGGATCTGCGTCGCACCATCGTTGATGTCGCCATGCGCTGGGAGGCCGACACGACCATCATCGAAGACACCGAGCTTGGGCGGGCGCTGGGGCAGGACTTGCGGCGGGCCGGCCTTCTGCGCCCGATCCTGATCCGGCCCTATCATGAGAAGCGCGTGCGACTGGAGGCGCAGTCCGCGCGCTTCGAAGCGGGACAGGTACACCTGCCCCAGGAAGCGCCCTGGCTGGGGGAGTATGTGAGGGAGCTGCTCGCCTTCCCTGCTGGCAAGCACGACGACCAGGTCGATGCGACCAGCCAGGCGCTCGACTATCTTACCGGCCGCAACGCCCGTAGCGGGCCGCTGGTGCGCCGAACGCCTGAGCGAAGACAGGTGGTCGAGCGCCGAGAGGTGGTGCGGCGGTGA
- a CDS encoding helix-turn-helix domain-containing protein: MTKRSDVGYHYTQCGLDDVYLVNLPSAFDRAGDTTITFPNINELHAVIREQVALKLSRLNGREIKFLRTELGLTQAALARHLHKDSQTVGRWERGETDIDGASETLLRVMALEDTSVQGTSVRELGQRVVAPAGPTPYRIEASDPEHYRPAA, from the coding sequence ATGACCAAGCGCTCCGACGTGGGATACCACTACACCCAATGCGGTCTGGATGACGTCTATCTGGTGAACCTGCCTTCTGCGTTCGATCGGGCTGGCGACACCACGATCACATTCCCCAATATTAACGAGCTGCATGCCGTGATCCGAGAACAGGTCGCCCTGAAGCTCTCACGTCTGAATGGCCGCGAGATCAAATTCCTGCGCACGGAGCTGGGGCTGACCCAGGCCGCGCTGGCAAGACACCTTCATAAGGACTCGCAGACCGTGGGCCGGTGGGAGCGCGGCGAGACGGATATCGACGGCGCGTCCGAGACATTGCTACGGGTCATGGCGCTCGAGGACACCTCGGTGCAGGGGACTTCCGTGCGCGAACTGGGGCAACGCGTCGTCGCCCCAGCAGGGCCTACACCCTATCGCATCGAAGCTTCCGACCCGGAGCACTATCGACCGGCGGCTTGA
- a CDS encoding GNAT family N-acetyltransferase, with the protein MIVRASTTEDATALAEIYGHHVLNGFGTFEEVPPSVQDMAARRQAIVERGLPYMVAEDAGRVLGFAYAGPFRPRAAYRYTVEDSVYIAPDALGRGVGRAVLGAVIDACEAFGIRQVVAVIGDSENAGSIGLHRSLGFEHAGVGKGLGWKKGRWVDIVWMRKALNGGDASAPDAAGMVLGGA; encoded by the coding sequence GTGATCGTCAGGGCTTCGACGACGGAGGACGCTACCGCGCTGGCCGAGATCTACGGCCATCACGTGCTGAACGGCTTCGGGACCTTCGAGGAGGTCCCGCCGAGCGTCCAGGACATGGCCGCCCGCCGTCAGGCCATCGTCGAGCGCGGCCTGCCCTATATGGTCGCCGAGGACGCCGGCCGCGTGCTCGGCTTCGCCTATGCCGGCCCGTTCCGGCCGCGAGCCGCCTATCGCTACACGGTCGAGGACAGCGTCTACATCGCGCCCGACGCGCTCGGCCGCGGGGTCGGCAGGGCGGTGCTGGGCGCTGTGATCGACGCCTGCGAGGCTTTCGGCATCCGCCAGGTGGTCGCGGTGATCGGCGACTCCGAGAACGCCGGCTCGATCGGCCTGCACCGCTCGCTTGGGTTCGAGCACGCCGGCGTCGGCAAGGGCTTGGGCTGGAAGAAGGGGCGCTGGGTCGACATCGTCTGGATGCGCAAGGCGCTGAACGGCGGCGACGCCAGCGCGCCCGACGCCGCCGGCATGGTCCTGGGCGGGGCCTAG
- a CDS encoding SIR2 family protein, whose product MKRDAERFIVDFLKEIEAGNAAIFAGAGLSAPAGFVDWRGLLRELAEEIDLNIDLETDLVSVAQFHVNHSGSNRNRLNQAIIEALAADNPPTLNHRVLARLPIATWWTTNYDQLIERALREVGKVVDVKADVPQLANTRPRRDAIVYKMHGDVERPHEAVVTRDDYERYERDRGAFTSALAGDLVSKTFLFLGFSFSDPNLDQVLARVRLNFRENQRRHYAIFKRRARQADDTDETFAHAQARQLLVVQDLKRFHIEVLLVDEYQEIDVILAEIERRYRRTTVFVSTSADDFAPWGEREVEAFMRDLGAVLVDNGLRISTGLGLGVGNPLFTGAVERVLTGQGRHIEDIITARPFPQAIPNEAERRQVWEAFRQDLIGRAGLALFLFGNKRDGDNIMAADGMVREYEVACELDLVVLPVGATGSVAARLAAQALATPDEHLAELNREAREILKALAEPVEHLADLLDPIVRLLVSLRRST is encoded by the coding sequence GTGAAACGGGACGCGGAGCGCTTCATTGTCGACTTCCTCAAGGAGATTGAGGCGGGTAACGCAGCCATCTTCGCCGGTGCTGGGCTCTCCGCGCCGGCGGGGTTCGTCGACTGGCGAGGCCTGCTGCGGGAACTCGCCGAAGAGATTGATCTGAATATCGATCTGGAGACCGATCTCGTCTCGGTCGCGCAGTTTCACGTCAACCATTCGGGCTCAAACCGTAATCGCCTGAACCAGGCGATCATCGAGGCGCTTGCGGCGGACAACCCTCCGACGCTGAACCATCGCGTGCTCGCTAGGCTGCCGATCGCCACTTGGTGGACAACCAACTACGACCAGCTGATTGAGCGCGCTTTGCGGGAGGTGGGCAAGGTAGTGGACGTCAAGGCCGATGTGCCACAACTGGCGAACACTCGCCCGCGGCGGGACGCCATCGTCTACAAGATGCACGGCGACGTCGAACGCCCGCATGAGGCCGTCGTCACCCGCGACGACTATGAGCGCTACGAGCGCGATCGCGGCGCGTTCACCAGTGCCTTGGCCGGCGACCTGGTCTCCAAGACGTTCCTCTTTCTCGGGTTCAGCTTCTCGGATCCGAACCTGGACCAGGTGCTCGCCCGGGTTCGGCTGAACTTCCGCGAAAACCAGCGGCGCCACTATGCGATCTTCAAGCGCCGCGCGCGCCAAGCTGACGACACTGACGAAACCTTCGCCCATGCACAGGCGCGCCAGCTTCTGGTCGTGCAGGACCTGAAGCGTTTTCACATCGAGGTGCTGCTCGTCGATGAGTACCAGGAGATCGATGTGATCCTGGCCGAGATCGAGCGTCGTTACCGTCGCACCACGGTGTTCGTCTCGACAAGCGCCGACGACTTCGCGCCATGGGGCGAACGCGAGGTGGAGGCGTTCATGCGCGATCTCGGCGCCGTCCTGGTCGACAATGGCTTGCGCATATCCACAGGCCTGGGGCTGGGGGTTGGCAACCCGTTGTTCACCGGCGCGGTGGAGCGCGTACTCACGGGGCAGGGACGCCACATCGAAGACATCATCACCGCAAGGCCCTTCCCGCAGGCAATCCCCAACGAAGCCGAGCGCAGGCAAGTTTGGGAAGCCTTCCGCCAGGACCTCATCGGACGCGCCGGGCTCGCCCTCTTCCTATTCGGCAACAAGCGCGACGGCGACAACATCATGGCCGCGGATGGCATGGTGCGGGAATATGAGGTGGCCTGCGAGCTAGACCTCGTGGTCCTGCCGGTCGGGGCGACAGGATCGGTGGCGGCCCGCCTCGCCGCGCAGGCGCTGGCTACCCCGGACGAACACCTTGCGGAGCTGAACCGGGAGGCGCGGGAGATTCTCAAGGCGCTCGCCGAACCCGTCGAGCATCTTGCAGATTTGCTCGATCCTATCGTGCGGCTGCTCGTGAGCTTAAGACGCTCGACCTGA
- a CDS encoding HEPN domain-containing protein yields the protein MTAAKTVPHEGPAFEAMMQEIDARLGRDGYGIEDRPIHAGREVSLLHGVPIPIGDQDPSRLPPEIAAYAPLGAAISRWYQETYGDRLKVDMKAGRTVVRLDGDLYALSIPRIFGSIQFVVTRDFLPERVSLQGPGLCNIVQLIEHMTPRKAARLTDADLKAVEKAFGAALYASYTLEATAHDLLSSARSDVATAVTALMDRHDRAGESKWASLQAAEKTLKAAIALGGGRFPFTHDLSRLADKVAGVGVIGDFRALVAAIQCTPGIRYGEEPCTPAEALAAHHASLELVNALRGGRAAFQAGLG from the coding sequence ATGACTGCAGCCAAGACCGTTCCCCACGAAGGCCCTGCGTTCGAGGCCATGATGCAGGAGATCGATGCCCGTTTGGGGCGGGACGGCTATGGGATCGAGGACCGCCCGATTCATGCCGGCCGGGAAGTCAGCCTCCTCCACGGCGTGCCGATCCCGATCGGCGACCAAGATCCCAGTCGCCTCCCACCCGAAATCGCCGCCTATGCGCCGTTGGGCGCCGCCATCAGCCGCTGGTATCAGGAGACCTATGGCGACCGGCTGAAGGTCGACATGAAAGCCGGCCGCACCGTCGTTCGGCTGGACGGCGACCTCTATGCGCTCAGCATCCCTCGAATTTTCGGCAGTATCCAGTTCGTCGTTACCCGCGACTTCCTTCCCGAGCGGGTATCCCTGCAAGGTCCGGGATTATGCAACATCGTTCAACTGATCGAGCATATGACCCCCCGGAAGGCCGCGCGCCTGACCGATGCTGATCTGAAAGCGGTCGAGAAAGCCTTCGGCGCGGCACTCTACGCCAGCTACACCCTGGAGGCGACCGCTCACGACCTGCTGTCGTCTGCGCGGTCGGACGTGGCGACAGCTGTCACGGCTCTGATGGATCGTCACGATCGGGCGGGAGAATCCAAGTGGGCGTCTCTTCAGGCGGCGGAGAAAACCCTGAAGGCCGCCATCGCCTTGGGCGGCGGCCGTTTCCCCTTCACCCACGACCTCTCGCGGTTGGCGGACAAGGTCGCCGGTGTCGGCGTGATCGGCGATTTCAGAGCTCTCGTTGCAGCGATCCAGTGCACGCCGGGCATCCGCTACGGCGAGGAGCCCTGTACGCCGGCCGAGGCGCTGGCCGCACACCACGCCTCGCTGGAACTCGTGAATGCGCTCAGAGGGGGCCGAGCTGCCTTTCAGGCGGGCCTCGGCTAG
- a CDS encoding DUF3489 domain-containing protein, which translates to MTKPKTKTQSAETARAAGDVGGPKGKLGTLVALLLRSEGATLETMQAATGWQAHSVRGAIARSIKKKLGFEVTSEKAEGGRVYRIAKGAGA; encoded by the coding sequence ATGACCAAGCCAAAGACCAAGACCCAGTCCGCTGAGACCGCGCGCGCAGCCGGTGACGTCGGAGGCCCGAAGGGCAAGCTCGGGACCCTGGTGGCGCTGCTGCTGCGCTCGGAGGGCGCGACGCTCGAGACCATGCAGGCAGCGACCGGCTGGCAGGCGCATTCAGTGCGTGGCGCCATCGCGCGCTCGATCAAGAAAAAGCTTGGTTTCGAAGTCACGTCGGAGAAGGCCGAAGGCGGTCGGGTCTATCGCATCGCGAAGGGAGCCGGCGCGTGA